In the Streptomyces sp. NBC_00193 genome, GTCCACGCGTGGTTCGCCGCGGTGCGCGCCTTCGAGCGACTCCTCAGCGGCGACCTCGACGCGGCCCGGGACTGGGCCGACCAGGCGATCGAGACCGGCTCGCACACCGATCCGGCGGCAGCGGCGATCGGGCGCGTGGCCCGGGCCAGACTGGTGATCCTCGACGGTGACGTCCCCCGGGGCCTGGAGCTCCTCGACGAAGCCGGCACGGCGGTGATGACCGGCGATCTCGACGCCCTGTCGACCGGAGTCGTCTACTGCGAACTGGTCTGCGCCCTGCAGGGCCTGGCCCAGTACGACCTCGCCGAACAGTGGACCGAGGCGATGGAGCGGTGGGCGCGCACGAACGCGATCGGCAGCCTGCACGGCCGCTGCCGGGTGCACCGGGCCGAGATCCTGCGCCTGCGGGGCCAGTGCGCGCACGCCGAGCAGCAGGTGCTGCTGGCGTGCGACGAGCTGCGCCCCTACGTACGGCGCGAGCTGGGCTGGCCGCTGACGGAACTGGGCCGGATCCGGCTCCGGCGCGGCGACCTTCCCGGAGCCGAAGAGGCGCTGCTCGCCGCCCATGGCCTCGGGTGGGATCCCGAACCGGGTCTCTCGCTCGTCCGGCTCGCCGGGGGCGACGCCGACACCGCGGCCGCCGCGATCGGGGAGGCGCTGGCCGGTCCGCTGCCGGTGCCGTCGAAGGAACTGCCCCCCACCTCCGGGCTGCGGCGGGCGCCGCTGCTGGACGCGCAGGTCAGGATCGCCGTAGCCCGCGGCGACCTGGAGACGGCGCGGGCCGCGGTCCGCGAGCTCGACGAGGTCGCCGTCCGCTTCGAAAGCACCGCGCTCGCCGCGTCGGCCCTGCGCGCCCGGGGCGACCTGCTGCTCGCCGAAGGCGATGCGGCCGGGGCGTCGGCGTCGTTCGCCGGTGCCCTCCGTGCCTGGAGCCAGGTCGGCGCGCCGTACGAGACGGCCGAGTGCCGGCTTCGGCTCGCGGACGCCCAGGGCGCCCTGGGCAACCTCCGGGCCGAGACCCTCGAACGCTCGGCGGCGCGTACCGAGCTCGACCGGATCGCCCACGGACCCGCGACCGACGGGCCCGCGACCGATGGGCCCGCGACCGATGGGCCCGCGACCGATGGGCCCGCGACCGATGGGCCCGCGATCGACGGATCCCGGGCGGACACGGCAGAGCCGGACACGTTCGTCCGGGAGGGCGATCACTGGCGGGTCGTCTTCGACGGTCGCCGCACGACCGTCCGCGACAGCAAGGGAATGCACCACCTCGCCCGGCTCTTCGCCGCGCCGGGCCGGGAGTTCCACGTCCTCGACCTGGTTGCCGCCGACAGCGATGATCCCGCCGCCGCGGTCAGACTGTCCCGGGCCGGCGACCTCGGCCCCCTGTTGGACGACCGGGCCAAGCAGATGTACCGGCGGCGGCTGGCCGACATCGAGGAGGACATCGAGGACGCCCGCGCCGACAACGACGTCGCCAGGCAGGAACAAGCCGGCCTCGAACGCGAGTTCCTGATCAGCGAACTCGCCCGGGCCGTCGGACTCGGCGGGCGGGACCGGCACGCGGGCGCCGCCTCCGAACGGGCCCGGGCGGCCGTCACCCAGGCCGTGCGCAAGGCCATCGGCCGCCTCCGCGAGGCCTGTCCGGCGCTCGGCGACCACCTCGACCGCACCATCTCCACAGGGACCTACTGCGCCTACGCCCCGGATCCGCGCTTGCCCTCCGGCTGGTCCACGTGACGGCCCGCCGTGGCCTGCGCGATGAGGAGGGCGACGTCGTCGTGGTCGTCGGGGTGGCGCAGGGAGTCCAGGAGCCACTGACAGGTGCCGTCCAGGGGTCGGCGGGGTCCGTCCAGGGTGTGCAGCAGGGTGTCCAGGCGCTCGTCGATGGGGTGTTGGCGGGTTTCGACGAGCCCGTCGGTGTAGAGGAGCAGCCGGTCGCCGGGGTTCAGGTCGAACACGGTGGTGTGGAAGGCGACGCCGCCGACGCCGAGGGGTGCGCCGGTGGGCAGGTCGAGGAGCCGGGGGCGCCGGCCCGCTGCGGCGAGGACGGGCGGGAGGTGCCCGGCATTGGCGATGTGGCAGCTGTGGTCGTGCGGGTCGTAGACGGCGTAGACGCAGGTGGCGATGTAGTGCTCGAGTCCCCGGGTGATCTTGTCGAGATGTCGCAGGACCTGGTCGGGGGCCAGGTCGAGGTAGGCGAAGGCGCAGGTGGCGGTGCGCAGCCGGCCCATGGTCGCGGCGGCGTCGATGCCGTTGCCCATGACGTCGCCGACGACGAGAGCCGTCTTGTCACCGGCCAGGGGGATGACGTCGTACCAGTCTCCTCCGACCTCGTGGGACGCCTGGGCGGGCTGGTAGAGGGAGGCGATCTCCAGACCGTGGACTTCGGGCGGGTGGCCGGGCAGGAGGCTGCGCTGGAGGGTTTCGGCCGCGTTGCGGACGCTCTGGTGCCAGCGGGCGTTGTCGATGGCGACAGCGGCGCGGGCCGCCAGTTCCCCGGCGAGGATCACGTCGTCCTCGTCGAAGGGGAGGGGATTGCGGGCGCGCAGCAGGTCGAAGGCGCCGAGAACCTCGTTGTGGGCGATCAACGGCACCGCGAGATAGGAATGCACCCCTTCCCGTGAGAAGGTCGCGGCCGCATCGGAGTCACGGGCTATGCGGAGAAGGTCTTCATCACCGACACGGGCCACGAGCACCGGCTGTCCGGTGTGGACGCACTGGGTGATCAGCCGGTCCGCCCCGTACGAGGCCAGGTCGCCGACCGTGTCCGCTGCGGCGGCGGCCGCGGTCGGGTAGGCGGAGGCCACGGCGAGCGCGCGGAACACCTCCGGCCCGTCGTGGGGACCCGAGCTCCGGCGGAAGGACAGCACGGCGTCCAGGACGTCCACGGCCGCCAGGTCGGCCAGGCCGGGGACGGCGACCCGGGCCAGCTCGTGGGCGGTCTGCTCCACGTCCAGCGTGGTACCGACACGGGCGGAAGCATCGGCGATCAGGGCCAGGCGGCGCCGGGCCCGGTCCGCCTCGGTCGCGGCCCGATGACGTTCGCTGACGTCGACGACGGAGCTGGCCACGCCGATCACCCGGCCGCTGGGGCCTTCGATCCGGTAGAACGACACCGACCAGGCGTGATCGTGGTCCGGATCGGCCGGTGTCCGGCCGACGGAGTACTGGTCGATCAGGGGCGTGCCGGTCACCAGCACCTGGCGCAGCGCGGACTCGAGGGTGTCCACGTCGAGGAACGGAAGGATCTCGTGGATCCGGCGGCCGATGTGGTCGGCGGCCGGGACGCCGTTGATGCGCTCCAGAGCAGGGTTGACCAGCAGGTAGCGAAGGTCCGTGTCCAGCAGGGCGATGCCGATGGGGGCCTGCGCCACGAGGCGCTGGGACAGGGCCAGGTCGGTCTCCACCCGGTGCAGCATGCGCTGGTCGGCGGCGATGCCCAGGGCGTAGACGTCGCCGAGATCGTCCAGCAGCCGCATGTTGCGGAACTCCACCAGGCGCGTGCTGCCGTCCTTGTGGCGGATGGGGAACGCGCCCGCCCAGCTCGCCCCGGTGCTCATCACCTCGGCGAACAGCTTCGTCACCAGGTCCTCGTGTTCTCCGCGGACCAGGAGGTGCGCCGCGGGCTTGCCCAGAGCCTCCTCGGCGGTGTAGCCGAACACCTCATCGGCCTGCGGGCTCCAGAACACGATCCGTCCGCGGGTGTCCAGCACGACGGCGGCCACGCTGAGCAGATCGAGCAGTCCTCCCGGCGGGGACGGCCCCTCCGTTCGGTCCCGTCCCTCATCGGGGACCGGCTCGTGTGCACCCATCCTCGACGGCTCCCTCCTCAGCGGAGCCCGCCCGGGCTACGAACCGGCTGAGGGCTCCGCTTCCATGCTGCCCCCGAACCCGACGCACCACGACCGGTGGCGCACCGCACCGCGCGGCTCCGGAGCCGGCGGGAGGTTCGGAGGTATCACCAAGTCGGGGTCTCTTCGTGGGCGTGGGAACTGGTGGGGCAAGCGATGCGCCGTCCGCAGCCCGGCGTGTTGACTGCTGCGAGAGCACGGGGTCGTGCGCCTTCATCGGAAGGGCGGCAGGAAGAGGAGCGGCACGGTGGCTGTACCCGACCGGATGGACGAGCGTCTGCGGGCCTTGAGGCTGGTGGAGGAGCAGAGGATGGCTCAGGCCGTGTTCGCCTGGGTGATCGAGGGAGGTCGGGGTGGCGGCTCGCGAGAGGTTCCTCGGACAGGACGGCATCACCGGCAGACAGTTGCACGCCGAGGTGCGGGCCCTGGCCGGTAAGGCGGGTTGGAGCCTGGGAGCGTGGCAGGTGGGCCGTCTGTACGGGCAGGCCCCGGCCGTGGGCGGATCAGATCCGGAGCCGCGGGACTTCATCGGTCCGGACGACGACGAGCCGCTCCGCCGCACCGCCGCAGGGGGTTGGCGGGCCCGCTGGATCCTGGCGATACGCCTGGTCGACGACCGCAGCGGTTTCGGAGGTGCGTTCAAGCAGCTCCTCGACCTCGTGTGACTCCGAGCGGAGTCGACCCCGGGCGGCGAGTCCGCCACCTCGACGCGAGCGACAGAGCGATAGATTGCCGGCCATGACTGAGCTTGGCACCGTCGTCTGGCCACCTGCCCCGATACGCACCGAGCGGCTCGTGCTCCGAGAGTCCGAGGCCCCGGACCGTGCGGCGTTCATAGAGCTGTTCGCATTGCCGGAGGTGCGCACCTATCTCGGTGGCCCTCGACCGCGCGCTGAACTCGAGCGCGCGGTACCGGAGTTGCCCGGACGGCGCCCCGGCCTCTTCGTGGTCGATCTCGACGGAACGATGATCGGCACGGTATCGCTCGACCGGCGCGACGCAGACCGTCCGGGGCACCTTCGCCCCGATGGTGGCGAGGCCGAGATCGGCTACATGTTCCTGCCGACGGCGTGGGGGCGCGGGTACGCCGCCGAGGCGTGCGCGGCGGCGCTCGACTGGTTCGCCGGTGCGTTTCCCGGGGAGCAGGTGGTGCTCTGCACCCAGACGGCCAACGACCGGTCGATGCGCCTCGCCGCGAAGCTGGGGTTCAGCGAGGTGGAGCGGTTCGAGGAGTACGGCGCCGAGCAGTGGTTCGGCGCGTGGTCCTCCGGTCAGGTGCGGGCGACCGGGACGTAGGGCCGCTGCTGGATGTCCTCCGGGTGGGCCGTGTGCAGCACGGCCTCCTCGTAGGCGATGGTGCCTGCCGCGACGAGGGCGTTGATGCTGGTCTCGAGGGTCTGCATGCCGTCACGGTGGCCGGTCGCGACCATGTTGCGCAGCTGGCGGGTCTTGCCCTCGCGGATCAGGTTGCGGATCGCCGACGTGCCGACCAGTACCTCGAAGGCGGCCACCCGGCCCCCGCCGATCCGGGGGATGAGTGTCTGGTTGAGGATGCCGACCAGGGTGTGTGTCAACTGCAGCCTGATCTGCGGCTGTTGCTCGGCCGGGCACGCGTCGACGATGCGGTCCAGCGTCTGCGACGCGTCGTTGGTGTGCAGGGTGGCGAACACCAGCTGCCCGGTCTCGGCGATGGTCAGGGCCGCGGAGATGCTCTCCGGGTCGCGCATCTCGCCGAGGAGCAGGACGTCGGGATCCTCGCGCAGGGCCGAACGCAGCGCTGCGGGGAACGAGTCGGTGTCGGTGCCGACCTCGCGCTGGCTGACCGCCGACCGCTTGTGCCGGTGCAGGTACTCGATCGGGTCCTCGATGGTGAGGATGTGCACCGACCGGTGCGTGTTGACGTGGCCGAGGAGCGCCGCCAGGCTCGTCGACTTCCCCGACCCGGTCGGCCCGGTGACCAGGACGAGCCCGCGCGGCATGCCGGCCCACCCCATGACGACCGGGGGGAGCCCGAGCCGGTCGGACGACGGCACGTCCTACGGGATGATCCGCAAGGCCAGCGCCGACGCGCCGCGCTGCACGAAGGCGTTCCCGCGCAACCTGGCCTTGCACAAGCTCGCCGTGCTGACGAACTCCAACAGGCTGTTCGTCGCGCAGCTCTATTCCGCGTCGAGCAGTCTCAACCTCGCGCCGGGCGTTCTCGGCGTGATCGACGGCACCACGCTGCTCACGCAGGCTCCACTCGCCGCGCCCAGTCATTTCGGCGCGCTCGCGGTGAACAACACCACGGCGAAGCTGTACGCGCTCGAACAGGGCAAGTCGCAGGTCGTGTTGTTCGGAACGGGATCGGACTAGGGCGTGTCCGGTGGTTGTGGGACCGGCCGCCCACCTCCCAGGCTTGAGTAATGGCGATCTTCAACGCCTGCGGCTAGGCTCTGCGTTGCTCATTCGAGAGCCACAAGCACTGGCGACGTGTCCGATGGGGGACAGTGCTTCAATCTCAACAGGCAATGAGCACGATGAGTCTCTAATCGTCGCAGAGCCTCAGCAGGCCATCCGCAAGCGGTGGTCGAGCTGAGGCTGCCCGCCGACTGGTCGATCACCTTCGTGAAAGGGATCGACTGGTGAGGCTGACTTTTCTCGTTCAGGTACTTCTTGCACTTCTGTCCTTCGTATCGTCGCTGCTGGTAGCGGTGGTGGCGGGGGTACTTTCGCATGAGGCTGGGGCGCTGGTAGCTAGTGCAGTGCTGTACGGCGGCGGCGCGTTCATCGGCTGGATGACGCTGTGCGTCACTGTGCTGACGGCACTCGGCCTGCTCGGGCGTCACAGCCGTCCCAGCGAGTGAGGGTGCCCGGTACTCAGGAGTGCAGCCAGAGCCGGATCGCAGCGAGGGTGACGGTGCCGTGGAAGATATACGCTCTCTTGTCGTACCTGGTCGCCACAGCCCGCAACGCCTTGAGGGCATTTATGGTTCGCTCGACTTCGTTCCTGCGTTTGTAGCCCGCTGATTCTTCGGTTCGGGGATGGTGTGCTTGATCTGGCGCCTGCGTAGGTAGTGGCGGTTACGCAAGGATGAGTACGCTTTGTCTCCGCTGACGTGATCAGGCCGGGTGCGCGGGTGACCGCCGCCCGGCCGTGGTACGCGAACACGCTCCAGGACCGGAATCATCTGAGGTGCATCGCCCCACTGCCCGGGCGTGACCAGCACTGCCAGGGGCCGGCAGCCGCCGTCTGCGACCAGATGAATCTTCGTGGTCAGGACGCCCCTGGAACGGCCAAGGGCCTCGCCGGGGTGGTGCTGAGCCGACTGGATGTGTTTCTTCAGACTCCGGGGCGGACGCCTTCGAGCCCCGGGGGCATGCTGATGAGCCCGGCAGGTAGTCGAGTCAATACCGACCATGCTCCAGTCGACGCGGCCCTGCGCGTCTGCGTCGGCCTGCACCGCGCGCAGGACTCTCTCCCAGGTGCCATCCGCCGACCAGTGTCGGTGCCGGTCGTGACAGGTCTTCCACTTCCCGAAGCGCGTCGGTAGATCCCGCCAGGGGAGGCCCGTGCGCTGACGGAAGAGAGTGCCGTTGATCACCTTGCGATGGCACTTCCACCTCCCACCTCGTCCCACGTTCTTTGGAAGATGCGGCTCCAGCTGGGCCCACTGTGCGTCAGAAAGATCACCCCGCCCCATACCAACCGGAACGATCCGACTGCTCGCCAGTCACACGACTCGTCGGACAGGCCCTAGGTGTTCTGTCCAGGGAGGTTGTGGACGGGTGATGCAGGTCTCGGCTGAGGGTTCTTGAACGGGTGAGGGCCTTCCGGGTTCGGTGTGGATTGCGACGTCTACACCAACCAGCAGAAGGCCCTCATGCCCCACCGTAATGCACCCCTGACCGAGACCGGACGCCTGCGGCTGGCCCGCTGCGTGGTCGAGGACGGCTGGCCGCTGCGCCGGGCCGCCGACCGCTTCCAGGTCTCACCCACAACTGCCCAGCGGTGGGCCGATCGCTACCGTGCGAACGGCGAGGCGGGCATGAGCGACCGGTCCTCCCGCCCGCACCACAGCCCGAAGCGGACGCCCACCCGCACCGAACGGCGGATCATCAAGGTCCGCCTCGCCCGCCGGTGGGGGCCGGCCCGCATAGCGCACCTGCTCGGCCTGGCGCCGTCGACCGTGCACCGCGTTCTGACCCGCTACCAGCTGGCCCGCCTGACCCACCTCGACCGCGCGACGGGCCGCGTCATACGACGCTACGAACGCGAGAAGCCCGGCGAACTGGTCCACGTGGACATCAAGAAGCTCGGCAACATCCCCGACGGCGGCGGCCACAAAGCCCTCGGCCGCCAGGCCGGCCGCAAGAAGCGGCCCCGCCTGGGCTACAGCTACATCCACACCGCCGTCGACGACCACTCCCGCCTCGCCTACAGCGAGATCCTGACCAACGAGAAGAAGGAGACCGCCACCGCCTTCTGGACCCGGGCCCAGGCCTTCTTCGCCCAGGCCGGGATCACCGTCGAGCGGGTCCTGACCGACAACGGCTCCTGCTACAAGTCCCATGCCTGGCGGGACCTGCTGGCAGCGGCCGGGATCACCCACAAGCGAACCCGGCCCTACCGACCCCAGACGAACGGCAAGGTCGAACGCCTCAACCGCACCCTGCTGGAAGAGTGGGCCTACGCCCGCCCCTACCAGTCAGAACAGGAGCGACGCGATGCCTTCCCCAAGTGGCTGCACACCTACAATCACCACCGCGGACACACCGCGCTCGCAGGCAAACCACCCGCCAGCCGCGTCCCCAACCTCACTGGGCAATACACCTAGGCCCATGCGAGACCAGTCACGCACCCTCCACAAGGGCCGGACGGGCCGGGACCAACGGCGGGGACCGGGCCGTCGTACCTCCATGGCGGCGGTCGGTGTGATCGCGGCGCTCCTGCTGACCGCGTGCGCCGGCAACGGAGCCCCGGAGCCCCGGTTCGACGTCGCTCCTTACGTACGCAAGGGGCACGTGGCCGACTGCGACGCGTTCAAGGCCCAGGCGGACGCCCAGGCGGTGCTGCGCGCGGACACGCTCGACCCGAACGAACTCGACCGGGACGGCGACGGCATCGCATGCCCCGGCCTCCCCCATCCGAAGGACGAGAAGCCGGTCCACCGAGACTTCGCGACCGAGCTGGACGGCGCACCGATCACCGAGCCGGACAAGCCCTCGACGCCGTAACACCAGCGGAAGCAGCCCTGCGCAGCACGGTGCCCGACCTGTCGTCCGTACAGGCCGGGCACCGTGCTCAATCCTTTGGGAGAAGCCGAGCTCCTTGGGTGCGCAGCCGACCAGTAGGTTCTTCGTCTGCCGGGAGTCGGGGGACGCGGCCGGCGCTTCGATGGGCGCGGGGTTGGAGAACCTGGACGACAAGGAAGCGAACGTGCGCGCGAACGCGAAGGAGCTGAGCAGCGGTGGATGAGCGGCCCATGCCCTCGGAGACGTCTCTTGCGCGGGAGATCTTCGGACCTCTCGGGGGGATCGTCGAATGTGGAGCGTCCCTCCGTGGGGAAACGGTGGCCGAGTTCGCCGCGATCCGCCGTAAGGAACTGGACCGGATCCTTGCCGCGGTGCGGGACATCGGCAGGTTCCGTCCGGAGGCGATGGAAATCGTCGATCAGCTGGGGTATCTGCGCGAGCACGACATCGCCGTCACGTCGTTGCTGCTGTGGTCCGGTTGCATCGAGGAGTTCTCGCCGGAGCTCGGTGGAGCCCAGGCGGTGCGGCGCATGGCCCGGATGGGCGCGGACCTTCAGCTGACGCACCTGTTGCAGGCTCTGGTCGGCACGGCCTCCTTCCGCGCGCAGGACGTGGAGGCCAGTGCCGCGGCCATCGTCGAGGTACTCGAAACCGCTGCCCTGCTGGGGTCGCCCGCCCACGCGCGCACGGCGAGCGAGGTCTTCCTGATGTGGCGAGCGGCCTTCCTCCCCGGCGTTCTGATGCCGGCGTCCAACTCCCCGGAGGACATCAAACGGCACTTCAGGAAGTACGCGCACACCCTGGAAGAGGCACTGGATACGTGCACCTCGGGCGATCCGGGCTGAGCCGGGCCCTGGGCGAGCCGACGGCGCACCCGGGAATCCACGGATTCTCACAGGGCGCCCCGGCCCCGGCTCCCCACGAGGAGTCGAGGCCGGTACGGCCGCGTCGGCCGCCATCTGCCGCACCGGGCGAGTAGAAGGGACGACGAACCGCCAACCCTCAGCGTTTCGAGACGAGGAGTAGCGCATGCCGCACACCCGGCCCGTTCTGCGCCGCCCGGAAGCCGGGCTCGCTCTCGCACTGGCGTTCGCGGCTGCCGCCGCGGTCTTCGTCGCCGTCTTCCTGGTCGGCCGGGCGAACACACCGGACTACACCGCGACACTGTTCGGCCAGGCGGACGCCGATGCCCTGCGCCTCAAGGCACAGCTCGCCACCGGCATTCTGGGGCTGGCCGTTCTCCAACTGCTGCTTGCGTTGTGGATGTACCGCCGGCTGCCCGGGGTGCGCCGGGTGCCGGGCCCGGTGCCGATCACCCACCGGATCGTCGGTGTGGTCCTGTTCGCCCTCTCCGTCCCGATCGCGGTGCACTGCGTCCGGGCGTATGGCGTGCAGCTGACGGGCTCGCGGGTGGCATTGCACTCGATCGCGGGCTGCTTCTTCTACGGGGCGTTCGCCGCCAAGGTCCTGCTGGTGCGGAGCCGCCGCCTGCCGGGCTGGGCCCTGCCCCTGGCCGGGGGCGCGCTGGTGGTCGCGGTGGTGGTCCTCTGGTACACGAGCGCGCTGTGGCACTTCAACGGAGACACCGTGCCGGCGCTGTCCTTCGGACACCACCCCATGCCACTGGGGTAGTGGTCAGGCGGCGTCACCAGGCTGAGGCCCCGCGGTTCGGACGGCGAGTCGGACGAGGGCTTCGGCGGTGGGGGTGTCGGGAGCGGGTAGGTAGACGATGAGTTGCTGGCCCGGCGCGGCGCGGACGTCGAAGGATTGGTACGTCACGGTCAGGGGCCCGGCCGACGGGTGGTGCAGGTGCTTGGTGTCCTGGGTTTTGCCCAGGACCTCGTGGGTGGTCCAGAGGCGGGCGAAGTCCGGGCTGTGGGCGGTGAGGGTGCGGATGAGGGACGGCAGACGCGGGTCGTTCGGTGTGGCGCGAACGGTGAATGCGGTGCCTCGGCAAGGGCGTTGGCCGCCAGGATGTCCAGGGTGGCGTTGATGACGAATGCCGGGGCGTCCGAGAAACCGTCCAGGAGTTGGTGCAGGGCCGGGCTGATCCGGTCGGTGGCCGGCCGGCCGGCAGGGACGGCGCCGGCCAGGCGGTGCAGGTGGGCGCGGGTGTCGGGAGCCAGTCGCAGGGCCCGGCCGAGGGCGTCGAGGACCTGGGGCGAGGGATGGCGTTCGCGTTCGCGGCCCTGCTCCAGCCGGGCGTAGTAGTCCGCGTTCACTCCGGCCAGGTCGGCGGCCTCTTCACGGCGCAGGCCGGCGACCCTGCGTACGCCGTGGCCCACCAGGCCGACGTCCCGCGGCCCCAGGGCCGCCCTGCGCGCGCGGAGGAACTCTCCGAGGGGATTGCCGGTCATGGCCGCGGTCACGGTCACGGTCATGGCCACAGGCTAGGGGGTGGGGGAGCCGTGCTGCCTGGGTGCGGCGCGTCCTGGTTGGCGGGCCGCCGCGTGCACAGACTCGGTCCGGCGGAGTCATCCGCTGCGCACGAGGAGCGAGGAGCAGGACGGGTATGAGTACCGAAGCCACCGCGGCCTTCCGGCGGCTGGACGTCACTGACGCCGCCGATGTACGGGCCTTCGTGGCCGCCGCCCGCGAGCATTACGGCCGCATGGACGTGGTGGTCAACAACGTGGGGGTGATGCCGCTCTCGCCGCTGGAGGCGCTGAAGGTCGACGAGTGGGACCGGATGATCGACGTGAACGTGCGGGGCGTGCTGTACGGGATCGCCGCCGCCCTGCCCGTGATGCGAGCCCAGGGCGGAGGACACTGCGTGAACATCGCCTCCGTCGGTGCGTACGAGGTGTCGCCCACCGCGGCCGTCTACTGCGCGACCAAGTTCGCCGTCCGAGCCATATCCGAAGGGTTGCGCCAGGAGTCGGACGGCTCCGTCCGCGTCGGCGCATCGAGGGCAGCCCAGGCGCCGTGCTCAACCCTTGAGAAGAAGCCAAGCTTCTTGGGGGAGTAGCTGACCAGGAGGTTCTTTGTCTCCTGGTGGTACGTCAGCTGCACCGCGCTGAACAGGGGAAGCGGCCAGCCCTTCGCGGCGGTCGGGCTCTCGGCCCTGGTCATGGCCTCGGCCAGAGCCTTGACCGTAGTGAAGATCCTCGGCGGCATCGATCTCGTCCGACCGGGAGTCGTCACGTGGCGCTCCGCACGCGCAGACGCAACCCCAGCACCGCGCCGGCGGCGCGGTGGAACCAGCTACGCGCTCTGGGTCAGCAGACCGGCGTCGATGACCTCAGCGACAAGGGTGGCGCCGCGGGTGTTCTGGTGGATGTGGTCGGTCGTGAGCACGAGACCTCGGCGCCGCGAGATCGTGTCGAGGCTGCGGCGCAGCAGTACGTGCTGGGCAAGGACGCCGACGACTGCTGCGGTCGTCACCTCCCGGTAGGGGATCGGCGGCGGGTCCGCCTGGCGCAGTTCCTCGATCTGGCGTTCGTGGAGCGGAAGGTAGGTCACCTCGTTGGTGGCGGCTGTCTCGGCGATCATCCGGCTGTACGCCTGCGATGCCCGTGCCGCTGTTCCGTCGAGTTGTTGGCCGAGTACGGGTAGCGACAGCAGGCCGATCCTCGCGTCGGTCTCCGTTCGCAGCCGTGCGACGACGGCTCCCAGGCACTGCTGGAACCAGTCGGCTGACGGGCGCTCGGGGAGCTGTTTGCGCTTCATGGCCTGCTCGACGGGGTAGCCGGCGAGGCTGGCGCGGGCGTCGTTGGTCCCGATCAGCACGGTGATCACGTCGGGCGGGTTCGTGACGACGGCATCGAGGCGCTGCAAGAGGTTGTAGGCGAAGTCGCCGTTGGCGCCGAAGCGGGCAAGCTGCAGGTCGCCGGGAGGGTGGCGCCGTCCGAGAAGGTCCAGGTAGTCGACGCTGAACTGCGCGCGGGTGAGGCTGTCGCCGAGGCACGCGATGCGTGTCGTCACGGCGCTTCCTCGGGGCCGGGCGCGCCGAGGTGTTCGGCCGGGCGGGTGTCGGTCCGAGGACGGTGGTGGGTGCCGAGGCTCGCGGTGATGGCAAGGATGGACGCAGGCCCCTCCATGTCGACCACGTGCCATATCCCGGCCGGGTTGACGGTGGCCTCGCCCGGCCCGAACAGAACGCGGTCGGGCACCCCGTCCACGTCGCGGGTCACCGTCACTGACCCGCTGAGGCAAACGACCAGTTCGTCCCCGGCGGGGTGGCTCTCCCAATGGTCGCCGGGGCCGTCACCGTCGAAGATCATCACCATCCGGCCCTCGGCGCCATCGGCCGCGACCGCGGCGCTGTAGGCCTGGAGCGCCTCCGGGTCCCAGGCGAAGCCCTCTACGGGCCTTGCTCTCGATCCCAGCCCGAGGTGCACCGGGGTGGTCCGCAGGTCCATGGCGTTGCGTTCGTGGTTGACGAGTCTCATGACGACGATCGTCCACGACAGCGATGGGGCGGTATTGAAGAAAAGGGAAGAGAAGTCGACGCGATGGGCGGACGGTCGGCGACTACCCGGCCCCGAGGAGGACTTCGCTGCGACGCCAGGCCGCCGGCGACCGGCCCGTGAACTCGCGCCAGTCCCGAACGAGATGGGCCTGGTCGGCGTAGCCGGAGAGTG is a window encoding:
- a CDS encoding excalibur calcium-binding domain-containing protein; translation: MRDQSRTLHKGRTGRDQRRGPGRRTSMAAVGVIAALLLTACAGNGAPEPRFDVAPYVRKGHVADCDAFKAQADAQAVLRADTLDPNELDRDGDGIACPGLPHPKDEKPVHRDFATELDGAPITEPDKPSTP
- a CDS encoding cupin domain-containing protein, whose product is MRLVNHERNAMDLRTTPVHLGLGSRARPVEGFAWDPEALQAYSAAVAADGAEGRMVMIFDGDGPGDHWESHPAGDELVVCLSGSVTVTRDVDGVPDRVLFGPGEATVNPAGIWHVVDMEGPASILAITASLGTHHRPRTDTRPAEHLGAPGPEEAP
- a CDS encoding GDSL-type esterase/lipase family protein, whose protein sequence is MTTRIACLGDSLTRAQFSVDYLDLLGRRHPPGDLQLARFGANGDFAYNLLQRLDAVVTNPPDVITVLIGTNDARASLAGYPVEQAMKRKQLPERPSADWFQQCLGAVVARLRTETDARIGLLSLPVLGQQLDGTAARASQAYSRMIAETAATNEVTYLPLHERQIEELRQADPPPIPYREVTTAAVVGVLAQHVLLRRSLDTISRRRGLVLTTDHIHQNTRGATLVAEVIDAGLLTQSA
- a CDS encoding DUF6529 family protein yields the protein MPHTRPVLRRPEAGLALALAFAAAAAVFVAVFLVGRANTPDYTATLFGQADADALRLKAQLATGILGLAVLQLLLALWMYRRLPGVRRVPGPVPITHRIVGVVLFALSVPIAVHCVRAYGVQLTGSRVALHSIAGCFFYGAFAAKVLLVRSRRLPGWALPLAGGALVVAVVVLWYTSALWHFNGDTVPALSFGHHPMPLG